The following proteins come from a genomic window of Musa acuminata AAA Group cultivar baxijiao chromosome BXJ1-7, Cavendish_Baxijiao_AAA, whole genome shotgun sequence:
- the LOC135678922 gene encoding CBL-interacting serine/threonine-protein kinase 5-like — MGKEAEDVSREMRNLVLGKYEMGRVLGKGTFAKVYHGRDLRTGESVAIKVIHKDKIRREAGMMEQIKREISVLRLVRHPNVVELREVMATKSRIFFVMEYVRGGELFARVADGPLPEDQARRYFRHLMSAVHFCHGRGVSHRDLKPENLLLDHNGDLKVSDFGLSSLPEQLRQDGLLHTQCGTPAYVAPEVLRRRGYDGAKADIWSCGVILYVLLAGFLPFQDENLVRMYRKVLKAEYQIPPWFSGDACRLLSGLLVADPEKRISIPAIMQHPWLKKGTHHKDPNPAPPPPQAEPAAVEEEQKQGTPRFYNAFELISSLSSGFDLSSLFENRRPPGTAFTSRLPAAAIVDRLEKVGRALGFRVERTKPYKVKMLKEEEEGWKGRLGVVAEVFEVAAGVAVVEFSKSSGETWEYTKFCEADIRPGLEDIVWTWQGDVAGGTTNTVDGQRRQ, encoded by the coding sequence ATGGGGAAGGAGGCGGAGGACGTCAGCAGAGAGATGAGGAACCTTGTCTTGGGAAAGTACGAGATGGGGCGCGTCCTGGGGAAAGGAACCTTCGCCAAGGTGTACCACGGTCGCGACCTCCGCACCGGCGAGAGCGTCGCCATTAAGGTCATCCACAAGGACAAGATCCGCCGGGAGGCTGGGATGATGGAGCAGATCAAACGGGAGATCTCAGTGTTGCGTCTGGTCCGCCACCCCAACGTGGTGGAGCTTCGGGAGGTGATGGCCACCAAGTCccgcatcttcttcgttatgGAGTACGTCCGTGGCGGCGAGCTCTTTGCGCGCGTCGCCGACGGGCCCCTACCAGAGGACCAGGCCCGCCGCTACTTCCGCCACCTCATGTCTGCCGTCCACTTCTGCCACGGCCGCGGCGTCTCCCACCGCGACCTCAAGCCGGAGAATCTCCTGCTCGACCACAATGGTGACCTCAAGGTCTCGGACTTCGGCTTGTCCTCGCTCCCGGAGCAGCTCCGCCAAGACGGGCTTCTCCACACCCAGTGCGGCACCCCGGCATACGTTGCGCCGGAGGTCCTCCGCCGCCGGGGCTACGATGGTGCCAAGGCCGACATCTGGTCCTGCGGCGTCATCCTCTACGTCCTCCTCGCCGGATTCCTTCCCTTCCAAGACGAGAACTTGGTGCGTATGTACCGCAAAGTGCTCAAGGCCGAGTACCAGATCCCGCCGTGGTTCTCTGGCGACGCTTGTCGCCTCTTATCCGGCCTCCTCGTCGCCGACCCGGAGAAGCGCATCTCAATCCCGGCCATCATGCAGCACCCGTGGCTCAAAAAGGGTACTCACCACAAGGATCCCAACCCCGCCCCTCCTCCGCCGCAGGCGGAGCCGGCGGCAGTGGAAGAGGAGCAGAAGCAGGGGACACCGAGGTTCTATAACGCGTTCGAGCTCATCTCCTCCTTGTCGTCCGGGTTCGACCTGTCGAGCTTGTTCGAGAACCGGCGGCCGCCAGGGACGGCGTTCACGTCGCGTTTGCCGGCAGCGGCCATCGTGGATCGGCTGGAGAAGGTGGGACGGGCTCTGGGGTTCAGAGTCGAGAGGACGAAGCCGTACAAGGTGAAGATgttgaaggaagaggaagagggatgGAAGGGGCGGCTGGGGGTGGTGGCGGAGGTTTTCGAGGTGGCGGCCGGGGTGGCAGTGGTGGAGTTCTCCAAATCTTCAGGCGAAACCTGGGAGTACACCAAATTCTGCGAGGCTGACATCCGCCCAGGGCTGGAGGACATCGTCTGGACGTGGCAGGGTGACGTTGCCGGCGGCACCACCAACACCGTCGATGGTCAACGACGACAATGA